GCGGCTGTGGATCGCCCAGGCGTACTTCACGCCGAACGAGGCCCTCACGGAGCTGCTGGTGGAGCGGGCCCGGGCGGGAGTGGACGTGCGGGTGCTCGCGCCCGGGGACAAGAACGACCACGCGGCCATCACCGTGGCCCAGCGCGCGACCTACGACAAGTTGAGGGCCGCGGGCGTGCGCATCTGGGAGTACCAGCCGTCGATGATGCACGCGAAGACGATGCTGGTGGATGACCAGCTGGTGCTGGTGGGCTCCATCAACTACGACCCGCTGTCCTTCAACATGCTCGAGGAAGGCTCGCTGGTGCTCCAGGACGACGAGGCCGCACGGCGGATGGAGGCCTTCTTCCTGGAAGACCTGAAGCACGCGCGCGAGGTGAAGGCCGCACAGGCTTCGCGCTGAGGCCCGGCGCGGCCGGAGGCGCGACCTGCTCCCTCCAGGGCAGTTGACTGACGTCGGTGAGAAGCGCCTGATACAGGCGCGTGGTTCACAGAAGGGCTCATCGCCCGGCTCGAAGCGGGCGAGTACACAATGACAGGCAAGCAGAGATACCGCCTCGTGACGCCCACGGCATGAACGAGTCAGCGAGGCTCGGAGCCGCCGCCACCGTCCAGGCTGGTGACAGGAGGGCGCGGCACCGCGACGGGCAGAAGACATTGACCCTGGTAGGCCCGGGTCTGCGGTGGGCAGGGGCGCTGGGCGACGGAGAGCCAACATGCGCCGGACACCTCCACCTCGAGGCCTTCCGTACAGGGCGCCCGCTTCTGATTCTTCACCGGGCGCGGAGCATCGCCGGCCCGGCCCGGTATGGGGTCCACGTAGACGTCCGTGGCCCAGACATCCTCCGCGGCCTCCTCTTGCACCCGCCCCTCTGAAACCGGGGCCAACGTCGCCGGCAGCAGCACCACCACGAGTGCGGTAGCACCCGACAACGCCAAGCGCCACCACGGGCGAGATTCGCTGGAAGCGTGGAGGGCTTGGTCCATGCGCCCTACCCCTTCGCGCACATCCTCCAAGGTGCACACCAGCGACTCAACCGAGTGTCTGTCGGGGGCCACGGACATGGTGGTGTGCTCCACCTCCAGGGCGAAGTAGTTGGGATCGGCCGAGGAGATGAAACGGACCCGACAGTCGTTCAGCCCCACAGGGGGCTTCTCGTCCCCAGCGGGGGGCTTGAGCACCAGGGCCGTCGCCCCGCTCGTCTCGTGCGTGGCCCGGTAGAGCTCACCCCGGCTGTACTCCTCCTGCGCCACCTGCTCCTGGAGCTGATATGGCCCCACCTGCTCCATCTCCTCCCAGTCCGCCTCGGGCTTCTTCTGCTCAGCCACCGCTTCTGGCTCCTTGAAGGCTCCCGTGCACTCCATGGCGGCCCTCCCCTACGTGTCTTGGGAAGTGGTTATCCTGGAGCCGACTTCAAGCGTCAACTTCCCTGACACAGAGGGGCTCGACCCCTTACACCAGTCCGCCCTCTCAACAGGGGTCCTATTCACCCTACAAGTCACGGTTTTTCGTCCAGAATGCTGTTCGAGAGAGCGCCACAGCTAGGAGGGCACCGCTGCCCGTCCTCGATGACCTCCCCGTCTCCTTCCGATTCGGTGCCAGTGGACGGAGACTCAGACAGCCGTCCGATGATGCTCCTTCCCTGGGCATCGTGCGGCGTCAGCACCAGATGGATCTGTCCCTCGAAGTCCAGGCCGAAGTGGATGCGAATGCCCGTCGCGAGGTTTCCGTCACCATCTCGTTGGTTGAGCAGCACTGCGATGGCATCGCGGTTGAAGCTTTCCGAGCGAATGAAATTCAACCGGGTGCTCAGCCCGGGTATCTGTCTGGGGATCTCATTCCAGGTGCTTCGGAAGCGTGCGGTATAGGCCGCCGCTTCCTTGGCGGAAATGATGTGGTTCCTGGCGGCATCCAAAGCACTGGCCTCCTGGTTTCCACCCAAGCTGTTTTCCTCATCAGGACAGGCAGGAGGGCACCGCAAGCCATCCTCGATGACCTCTCCGCCTCCTTCCGGCGAAAGGCCTTCACCTTTTTCGGAGGAGAGCGGCTGGATGATGTTGATTCCGCGCGAGTCGTATGACACCAGAATCAGTCTGACCTGTCCTCCCGCATCCAGGCCGAAGTAGATGCGAATGCCCGCAGCGGGATTGCCGAGGGAGTCTCTTTGATTGAGCAGGGAGGCAATAGCACTGCGGCTGAAGCTTTCGGAGGAGGGGATGTCCAATCGCGCCTTCAGCTCAGGAGCCTGACGGTAGAGTGCATCCCGGGTGTCTTTGAATCGGGAGATGTACATCATCCCTCTTTCCAGGGGAATGATGTGGACCTTGGCGGCTTCCGGCCTGCTGGAAACTTCTTTCGGAGACGCCGACGTGTGGCCTGATCCTGTCGTCAGGAGCAGGGTGGCAACCGAAACGGCGCAGTTGGTCAATCTGGATGGCATGGGGAGTCTCCAGGTCGGTGGGGAGTACCGTAAGCAATGAGCCTAAACGACGAGCCCAAGCTTATTTTCTCCAGGCACATACTTTCCAGGAGGTGGATGCCCGCTTGAGTCAGATGATCTCGCTCAAGTGGGGGCGGAGCCGGGGCCAGAAGATGAGAGCCCATCCTGGGCCGCGACGGTGGAGGAGCCGAAGCTTCCGTGGAGCCCCTGGCTGCGCGTGTGGTTCGAAGCCTACGCGAGCAGGAGGGTCGCAGCCCGCGTGCAGGATTGCCCCCTTCCAGAACCTTCAGCGCCGCTGCGGCGGGGTCAATTCCCACCACCCCCATGGCTCAGCCCTTGAGCACGGCGATGGGCGTGAGCCGTAAAACGGGCATCACCAACTCCGCCTCGTCCTCCAGCACCTCCGCGATGTCCCGGTAGGCCTCCGGCGCCTCCTCCACCAGGTCATCTACCCTGCCCCGGTCGAACACCACCCGGCGCAGCGCGTGCTCCAGCGCCGCCGGGCGGATGCGCGCCCTCGCCTCTCCTCGCGTGAGCACCCTCCCCGCCCCGTGCGAGCAGGAGCCGAACGCCCTCGGCTCTCCCCTCCCCTCCACCACGTACGAGGCCGTGCCCATCGAGCCCGGAATGAGGCCGCGCTGCCCCGTCTCCAGCCCCACCGCCCCCTTGCGGTGCACGAGCAGCGCCCGGCCCAGGTGCCGCTCCTCCGCCACGTGGTTGTGGTGCACGTCCACGCTCGCGCCCGGCTCAGGCTCACACCCGAGTGCCTCCGCCAACACCTCCACCGCACGGGCGGCGAGCATGTCCCGGTTGGCCCAGGCGAAGCGGCACGCCAGCTCGATGTCCGCCAGGCACGCGGCCCCCTCGGGGGTGTCGGTCCGCAGGCCCGGCAGCGAGCCCTCTCCCCGCGCGGCGGCCACCCTCAGGTGGTGCGCGGCGATGGCCCCTCCCACTCCCCGCGAGCCCGAGTGGATGAGCAACCACAGGTCTCCCCCCGCATCCCGGTCCAGCTCCAGGAAGTGGTTGCCTCCCCCGAGCGTGCCGAGGTGCCTCGGCGCCAGGCGCTCCCACTCCCGCTGGAGCCGGTGCGTGGAGAGGCTCGCGGCCTGGAGCCTGGGAGG
This is a stretch of genomic DNA from Archangium violaceum. It encodes these proteins:
- a CDS encoding RtcB family protein translates to MMPRVLESPPGAVPILAWAREVPPGAVKQLQHIASQPYVVEHVAAMPDVHVAQGVAVGTVFATERTVVPGALGGDLGCGVSAHRFAFPAASLGRAELERLLSALARRVPVGDAVHRGAGLPLPPRLQAASLSTHRLQREWERLAPRHLGTLGGGNHFLELDRDAGGDLWLLIHSGSRGVGGAIAAHHLRVAAARGEGSLPGLRTDTPEGAACLADIELACRFAWANRDMLAARAVEVLAEALGCEPEPGASVDVHHNHVAEERHLGRALLVHRKGAVGLETGQRGLIPGSMGTASYVVEGRGEPRAFGSCSHGAGRVLTRGEARARIRPAALEHALRRVVFDRGRVDDLVEEAPEAYRDIAEVLEDEAELVMPVLRLTPIAVLKG